A section of the Amblyomma americanum isolate KBUSLIRL-KWMA chromosome 2, ASM5285725v1, whole genome shotgun sequence genome encodes:
- the LOC144120679 gene encoding vacuolar ATPase assembly integral membrane protein vma21-like — protein MAGPLATLLLYTALMVTLPLGAFFGAQWALAELWHASATACSVGATVASVLCVHLVLGLFVYEAYHEAVPAQDDKSD, from the coding sequence ATGGCGGGTCCGCTGGCTACCCTGCTGCTGTACACGGCGCTGATGGTGACGCTGCCGCTGGGTGCCTTCTTCGGGGCCCAGTGGGCGCTGGCCGAGCTGTGGCACGCTTCAGCCACTGCCTGCTCGGTGGGTGCCACCGTGGCCAGCGTGCTCTGCGTGCACCTGGTGCTGGGTCTGTTTGTCTACGAGGCGTACCACGAGGCCGTCCCCGCCCAGGACGACAAGAGCGACTGA